The Xenopus tropicalis strain Nigerian chromosome 2, UCB_Xtro_10.0, whole genome shotgun sequence genome window below encodes:
- the elf1 gene encoding ETS-related transcription factor Elf-1, whose product MATVVQPNDLVFEFASNVMEDEHQLGDPSIFPAVIVEHIPNADLLHSYSGLTCVDEPNNMITENSLDVAEEQIIDDDDDITLTVEASCHNGDETMETIEAAEALLNIDSPDPMLDEKRLANIFGSADDDLLSTPVTHVSVTVDGIPEVMEIHQNIYEENLESNLHEQPKRKKGRKPRNPRPESPTTTPNISVKKKNKDGKGNTIYLWEFLLALLQDKATCPKYIKWTQREKGIFKLVDSKAVSRLWGKHKNKPDMNYETMGRALRYYYQRGILAKVEGQRLVYQFKEMPKDLVYIDEEDSSSGAEYSGNLSSEFSLQHSSVTTPTRNQARASKGSSNTASRASSATVLKNGSSKSLKLKEEIDTVQQQVSLLPSDLLRTIQASPVTQPHPTQLYRTVHLMQSGQAIPEQAITYSTIQNDSLPGAQTVRTIQSPGQVPVVVSPGNQQLHTVTLQTVPLTTVITSTDPVSGTGSQKFILQAMPSVQPMTVLKENVVLQSQRTGSPPPSIVLSSSQVQQVLAGNVQSLCNGTVSVPSSPTFSANTPVMSFSTSTSSLLTQPSGTVITSVIKSPDTKQTLLPLSTTQGLQEGTPEHAEQTEQKYQPPCVLVVANPNGFASSLEIKQENDQWAFDSN is encoded by the exons ATGGCCACAGTCGTGCAACCAAATGATCTGGTCTTTGAGTTTGCAAGCAATGTCATGGAGGACGAGCATCAG CTTGGAGACCCTTCCATTTTTCCGGCTGTCATTGTTGAACACATTCCAAATGCAGATCTCCTGCACAGCTACTCAGGTCTGACCTGTGTGGATGAACCAAACAACATGATTACAGAAAACTCCTTGGATGTAGCAGAGGAACAGattattgatgatgatgatgacattACTCTTACAG TTGAAGCATCATGTCATAATGGGGATGAGACTATGGAGACCATTGAAGCTGCCGAGGCACTACTAAATATAGATTCCCCTGATCCTATGCTGGATGAAAAAAGGCTGG CTAACATCTTTGGTTCAGCTGATGATGACCTTTTGAGCACTCCCGTTACTCATGTCTCAGTCACTGTTGATGGAATCCCAGAGGTGATGGAAATTCACCAGAACATATATGAAGAGAATCTAGAATCTAATTTACATGAACAACCTAAGAGAAAAAAAG gAAGAAAACCAAGAAATCCTCGTCCTGAATCCCCCACCACCACCCCAAATATATCtgtcaaaaagaaaaacaaagatggTAAAG GAAATACAATTTATTTGTGGGAGTTTTTGCTGGCTTTGCTTCAAGATAAAGCAACTTGCCCAAAGTACATAAAATGGACGCAGAGAGAAAAGGGCATTTTCAAACTGGTAGACTCGAAAGCTGTTTCCAGACTGTGGGGTAAACATAAGAACAAGCCTGACATGAATTATGAGACAATGGGCAGAGCCCTCAG GTATTATTACCAAAGGGGAATTTTAGCCAAAGTAGAAGGTCAACGACTTGTCTATCAATTTAAAGAAATGCCAAAGGATTTGGTGTATATAGATGAAGAGGACTCTAGTTCCGGTGCTGAATACTCTGGCAACTTGTCTTCAGAATTCTCCTTGCAGCACTCTTCAGTTACTACTCCCACCAGGAACCAAGCACGGGCATCCAAGGGCTCTTCCAACACTGCATCAAGGGCCAGCTCAGCCACAGTTCTAAAGAATGGATCTTCTAAATCTTTGAAGTTAAAAGAAGAAATAGATACAGTCCAGCAACAGGTCTCCTTGCTGCCATCAGATTTATTGAGGACAATTCAAGCTTCTCCAGTAACACAACCGCATCCAACTCAGTTATATCGGACAGTGCATTTAATGCAGTCTGGACAAGCTATTCCAGAACAAGCCATAACTTATAGCACAATACAGAATGACAGCTTGCCTGGTGCTCAGACTGTAAG AACTATACAGTCTCCAGGACAAGTACCAGTTGTGGTCTCTCCAGGGAATCAGCAGCTGCATACAGTAACACTCCAAACAGTGCCTCTCACCACAGTCATAACGAGCACAGATCCAGTCTCGGGAACAGGGTCACAGAAATTTATACTACAAGCCATGCCTTCAGTTCAGCCTATGACCGTACTCAAAGAAAATGTGGTGCTACAATCCCAAAGAACAGGCTCACCACCTCCATCAATTGTCCTGAGCTCAAGCCAGGTACAGCAGGTTCTCGCCGGCAATGTTCAGAGTCTTTGTAATGGAACAGTCAGTGTGCCTTCATCGCCAACCTTCAGTGCAAATACTCCAGTCATGAGCTTTTCAACCAGCACTTCATCTCTGCTCACCCAGCCTTCAGGAACAGTCATCACATCTGTAATCAAGTCACCTGATACCAAACAGACACTTCTTCCTCTATCTACAACTCAAGGTCTGCAGGAGGGAACACCAGAGCACGCTGAGCAGACTGAGCAGAAGTATCAGCCACCCTGCGTGTTGGTAGTTGCCAATCCTAACGGGTTTGCTTCTTCTTTGGAAATCAAACAAGAAAACGACCAATGGGCATTTGACTCAAATTAA